A window of the Diabrotica undecimpunctata isolate CICGRU chromosome 1, icDiaUnde3, whole genome shotgun sequence genome harbors these coding sequences:
- the LOC140448990 gene encoding putative peptidyl-tRNA hydrolase PTRHD1 has protein sequence MSAANIVQYVIVRGDLLKALEWPAGAVIAQACHAVTAVTHLFYEDEFTQRYLKDLDNMHKVVLEAPDEKSLVNLKEKLEENSVKHKLWIEQPENIPTCLVVKPYPKEEIQKYFKRFKLFKT, from the coding sequence aTGAGTGCTGCGAATATTGTACAGTACGTTATAGTACGTGGGGATCTCCTCAAAGCTCTAGAATGGCCTGCCGGAGCAGTGATAGCACAAGCTTGTCATGCTGTTACAGCTGTTACACATCTCTTTTACGAAGATGAATTCACTCAACGATATCTTAAAGACTTAGATAATATGCACAAAGTTGTTTTGGAAGCTCCAGATGAAAAAAGTTTAGTTAATCTTAAAGAGAAATTGGAAGAAAATAGTGTTAAGCACAAGTTGTGGATAGAACAACCCGAGAATATACCCACATGTTTAGTTGTTAAACCTTATCCTAAGGAGGAAATTCAGAAATATTTCAAGAGGTTTAAGTTATTCAAAACGTGA
- the LOC140448995 gene encoding uncharacterized protein gives MAKEMVPEDKTFEEAVTLTGFGKFNLFVLLATGGSLMCVIVETMSAMFITPAAQCDLNLSLGDKGLLYAISFFGVVSGSHLWGYLADTKGRKIVTIISLIISCILSIICSIVSEVWLFILLRYFNGFFIAGSSAIIYAYAGEFHDNRYRPKVVSWIATFVAFGNIYLPGMAWAILPQQWSLDLPVLNVPFRPWRLLIIIYALPSLFSVGLVSLLPESPKYLMTKGRSEEAMEVLRKIFVINSGKSRDEYPVKSILWVNENTVQHKDNEGILSSMWHQTVPLFRRSHFLKTVMVCYLQFAIFLTTSFVMMWYPQILNSMNELGQTVPENEVTMCKAILYDESYDNNSTDIFAERVLSVEYKKTRALSSTVCHDNVNEEVFFVSLMIGFTYVVCYISIGTVINLAGPRKLLIGFISITTVAGICAQLINSYTYVQISLGIFLMAATGVGIVNAIVVDLYPTEIRGMALAVSLMFGRFGAMTGSNIAGYIFFNLCDYTFYIITALHIVVIIVIILLPSQKPIGQVKGPI, from the exons GTTTCGGTAAATTTAACCTTTTCGTTCTCCTGGCTACAGGAGGGAGTCTGATGTGCGTCATCGTAGAGACCATGAGTGCCATGTTCATAACACCAGCCGCACAATGTGACTTAAACCTAAGCTTAGGAGATAAAGGACTTTTATACGCCATCAGTTTCTTCGGTGTTGTATCCGGATCACATTTGTGGGGATATTTAGCAGATACAAAGGGACGGAAAATAGTAACTATAATATCGCTGATTATAAGTTGCATCCTCAGTATTATTTGTAGTATTGTTTCAGAGGTGTGGTTATTCATATTGTTGCGATATTTCAATGGATTTTT TATTGCAGGATCCTCTGCAATTATCTACGCTTACGCTGGAGAGTTTCACGACAACAGATACAGACCAAAAGTGGTATCATGGATAGCAACATTTGTTGCTTTTGGCAACATCTACTTACCCGGCATGGCCTGGGCCATCCTCCCCCAACAATGGTCTTTGGATCTACCAGTCCTTAACGTTCCCTTCCGACCATGgagattattaataattatctacGCTTTGCCAAGTTTGTTTTCTGTGGGACTCGTGTCTCTTCTTCCGGAAAGTCCTAAATATCTAATGACTAAAGGACGAAGCGAAGAAGCAATGGAAGTACTGCGAAAGATTTTTGTGATTAACAGTGGAAAAAGCCGTGATGAATATCCCGTAAAATCTATTTTATGGGTAAATGAAAATACTGTGCAGCATAAAGATAATGAGGGGATATTGAGTTCCATGTGGCACCAAACTGTACCATTGTTTCGGAGGAGTCACTTTTTGAAAACTGTCATGGTTTGCTATCTACAGTTCGCCATATTTTTGAC GACCTCATTTGTTATGATGTGGTATCCACAGATATTAAACAGCATGAATGAACTAGGACAAACAGTACCCGAAAACGAAGTAACCATGTGTAAGGCGATTTTGTATGACGAATCTTATGACAATAATTCCACCGATATATTTGCAGAAAGAGTACTCAGTGTGGAATATAAAAAAACTAGAGCTTTATCA tccACAGTTTGCCATGACAATGTTAACGAAGAAGTATTCTTCGTATCTTTAATGATAGGATTTACATATGTAGTTTGCTATATATCAATAGGAACCGTGATCAACTTGGCAGGACCCAGAAAACTTCTAATAGGATTTATATCGATTACCACAGTAGCTGGAATATGTGCGCAGTTAATCAACAGTTACACATATGTACAAATCTCTCTAG gTATTTTCCTAATGGCAGCTACTGGCGTGGGTATAGTAAACGCAATAGTTGTGGACCTCTATCCAACAGAAATTCGAGGAATGGCCCTGGCAGTTTCTCTGATGTTTGGAAGATTTGGTGCCATGACAGGCTCAAATATTGCAGGCTATATTTTCTTCAATTTATGTGATTATACGTTTTACATTATCACAGCTCTTCATATAG tgGTAATTATTGTCATCATACTCTTGCCATCACAAAAACCCATAGGTCAAGTTAAAGGACCAATCTAA